A stretch of Microbulbifer bruguierae DNA encodes these proteins:
- a CDS encoding efflux RND transporter permease subunit yields MSENTHLFIRRPRFAFVIAILITFMGILAAIVMPVDQYPDIAAPKISVVAVYPGADAETVKNAVAIPIEEQVNGAEGMVYMTSNSGSDGTYTLFMTFDMNTDDDMAQVDVQNRVALAEPSLPPEVLKRGIKVRKRSSDMLMVVNLFSPDNRFDGVFLSNFASLNLLNELARVPGVGEAKIIGPLDYGMRIWLDPVKMANLEISVPEVLGAIQEQNIQAAVGQLGSPPSPESTQFQYVLTTKGRLTSEEEFGDIVLRADDKGGVIRVKDIARVELGAQIYKGYGEYNNGPGVLLAIYKLSDANALEVAENVKAKVEELSQYFPEGVEAVIGHDTTEFIAVSLEETIFTLIATVILVIIVTYLFLGNVRAALVPTLAVPVSIVGTLAVLYAMGMTINTVTLFGLILAIGVVVDDAIIVVEDVERIMHEEGLDKRAATAKAMKEVSGPIVATSMVLVAVFGPTMLLPGMTGRMFGQFGTTITVSVLISMINALTLSPALCSTVLKEGHSKPNPVIRGFNWGFEKVSSGYLKIVDWLARHLIISLAIIAGLFVSLFLLFQSVPKSFIPDEDKGYFMIDVQLPEAAALERTAAVIDQINEVLMKDPAVDKVLSVNGFSLLNVMLQSNAGMVIAKLKPWDERKAPEVSQQALQQKYQAQFAQLPEAQILVFGAPAIPGLGAMAGFSFMLEDTQGVGAQELFKVVQDFSAAATEQPEIARAFSIFKAGSPQIRLDIDRVKAKTLGVKISDIFLTLQTQLGAIYVNDFNLYNKTFKVMVQAESRFRQQETDLEKIYITNNKGEPIPLPAILSTEPILGAVTLKRYNTYDSAKISGGPNIAGGYSSGDAMDALERVAIETLPDGFKYDWSDSSYEERKAGNASTIALVLSLIFTFLFLAALYESFLTPFAIILSVPIAIVGAIAALLIAREPLSLYGQIGLVLLVALAAKTAILIVEFGKTQREVERLSLHDSTVTAAKLRFRPVIMTTLSFVVGSIPLVIASGAGAASRISLGTAIMGGTIMACVAGTLLVPIFFKLVQGLREKVHRGETGARHDEPGSDANDGYMESDDNHPHV; encoded by the coding sequence GTGAGCGAAAATACCCACCTGTTTATCCGTCGCCCGCGCTTCGCCTTTGTGATCGCCATATTGATCACCTTCATGGGTATACTCGCGGCGATCGTCATGCCGGTAGACCAGTACCCGGATATCGCGGCACCGAAAATTTCCGTGGTCGCCGTCTACCCGGGCGCCGATGCCGAAACGGTCAAAAACGCGGTTGCAATACCCATTGAAGAGCAGGTGAACGGTGCCGAGGGCATGGTTTACATGACCTCCAACTCCGGCAGTGATGGCACCTACACGCTATTCATGACGTTCGACATGAATACTGATGACGACATGGCGCAGGTCGATGTCCAGAACCGGGTGGCCCTGGCTGAACCGTCGCTACCACCGGAGGTGCTGAAGCGCGGTATCAAGGTGCGTAAACGTTCCTCCGACATGCTGATGGTGGTCAACCTGTTTTCTCCGGATAACCGGTTTGACGGCGTGTTCCTGTCGAACTTTGCCTCGCTGAATCTGCTCAATGAACTTGCGCGCGTACCCGGCGTGGGCGAGGCAAAAATCATCGGCCCCCTGGATTACGGCATGCGGATCTGGCTCGACCCGGTCAAGATGGCAAATCTGGAGATTTCCGTACCGGAAGTGCTGGGGGCGATTCAGGAGCAGAATATCCAGGCAGCTGTAGGCCAACTGGGTTCACCACCATCCCCCGAATCCACCCAATTCCAATATGTGCTCACCACCAAAGGCCGACTGACTTCAGAGGAAGAGTTCGGCGATATCGTGCTGCGCGCCGATGACAAAGGCGGGGTAATTCGCGTCAAGGATATCGCGCGGGTAGAACTCGGCGCCCAGATTTACAAGGGGTACGGCGAATACAACAACGGTCCCGGTGTGCTGCTGGCCATTTACAAACTGTCTGACGCCAACGCGCTGGAAGTTGCCGAGAATGTCAAAGCCAAGGTAGAGGAATTATCACAATATTTTCCCGAAGGCGTTGAAGCAGTCATCGGCCACGATACCACCGAGTTCATCGCTGTTTCCCTGGAAGAAACCATTTTCACCCTGATCGCGACGGTCATTCTGGTCATCATTGTGACCTACCTGTTCCTCGGTAACGTGCGCGCCGCACTGGTACCGACCCTGGCGGTACCAGTGTCTATTGTCGGTACACTTGCCGTTCTGTATGCCATGGGCATGACCATCAATACGGTCACCCTGTTCGGCCTGATTCTCGCCATCGGCGTGGTGGTGGACGATGCCATCATCGTGGTCGAGGACGTAGAGCGGATCATGCACGAAGAGGGCCTGGACAAGCGCGCTGCCACCGCCAAAGCCATGAAGGAGGTATCCGGGCCGATTGTCGCGACCTCCATGGTGCTGGTGGCCGTATTCGGTCCAACCATGTTGCTGCCCGGTATGACCGGGCGAATGTTCGGTCAGTTCGGCACCACCATTACGGTGTCGGTACTGATCTCCATGATCAACGCACTGACCCTGAGCCCGGCGCTGTGCTCGACGGTATTGAAGGAAGGTCACAGTAAACCAAATCCGGTGATCCGCGGCTTCAACTGGGGGTTTGAAAAGGTTTCCAGCGGCTACCTCAAAATCGTGGACTGGCTCGCCCGGCACCTGATCATAAGCCTGGCGATTATTGCCGGTCTGTTCGTCAGCCTGTTCCTGCTTTTCCAGTCCGTACCCAAAAGCTTTATCCCGGATGAAGACAAGGGTTACTTCATGATCGACGTACAGTTGCCCGAGGCCGCGGCGCTGGAGCGTACGGCCGCAGTCATCGACCAGATCAACGAAGTGCTCATGAAGGATCCCGCCGTCGACAAAGTACTGTCGGTGAATGGATTCAGCCTGCTCAACGTCATGCTGCAATCCAACGCCGGGATGGTGATTGCCAAACTCAAACCCTGGGACGAGCGCAAAGCACCAGAGGTGTCACAGCAGGCTTTGCAACAAAAATACCAGGCACAATTCGCCCAGCTGCCGGAGGCGCAGATTCTCGTATTCGGTGCACCCGCGATTCCCGGCCTGGGTGCCATGGCCGGCTTTTCGTTCATGCTCGAAGACACCCAAGGGGTCGGTGCGCAGGAGCTCTTCAAAGTGGTGCAGGATTTCTCCGCAGCCGCCACAGAGCAGCCTGAAATCGCGCGCGCCTTCTCGATATTCAAGGCAGGCTCACCGCAAATCCGCCTGGACATTGACCGTGTGAAAGCGAAAACGCTGGGGGTAAAAATCAGCGATATTTTCCTGACGCTGCAAACCCAGCTCGGTGCCATCTACGTCAATGACTTCAACCTGTACAACAAAACCTTCAAGGTCATGGTGCAGGCCGAATCCAGATTCCGCCAGCAGGAAACCGATCTGGAGAAAATCTATATCACCAACAACAAGGGCGAACCCATACCGCTGCCTGCAATTTTGAGCACTGAACCCATCCTCGGTGCCGTCACCCTCAAGCGCTACAACACCTACGACTCAGCCAAAATCAGCGGCGGCCCGAATATCGCCGGGGGATATAGTTCCGGTGACGCCATGGACGCACTGGAACGTGTGGCGATCGAGACACTTCCCGATGGTTTCAAGTACGACTGGTCCGATTCCAGTTACGAGGAACGCAAAGCCGGTAATGCGTCCACTATTGCCCTGGTGCTGTCACTGATCTTTACCTTCCTGTTCCTCGCCGCACTGTACGAGTCCTTCCTGACCCCGTTCGCGATTATCCTTTCGGTGCCGATCGCCATCGTCGGCGCCATTGCTGCGTTACTAATCGCCAGGGAACCCCTTAGTTTGTATGGTCAGATTGGTCTGGTACTACTGGTAGCCCTGGCAGCTAAAACCGCGATCCTTATTGTCGAGTTTGGAAAAACCCAGCGCGAAGTGGAAAGGCTATCCCTGCACGATTCGACGGTGACCGCTGCAAAACTGCGCTTCCGCCCGGTGATCA
- a CDS encoding efflux RND transporter periplasmic adaptor subunit, protein MMYQSLRNHLHWRNLFFVACLLPIGCGEKEAAKPTPPPKKVEVVEAKHMRFRPSFEVPAVVEAVETAQIFPLVASRILYQNIEPGKYFKQGEELVRLDPYPFETKVATAESSVAEAMSNYEEAKANFNRAQNLRPQGYISAKDFDTAKSAMQAAEAHLNTAQTSLHQARQDLSHTSIVAPFSGRVGHPNYAVGDFFILPNSVPITQLIKVDPVYVLAHIGQKAYNEFYGAVEKLRQQGLAIPNMELYIVLPGGTVYPYKGEFFSWDATAASTRGTVAARVLFPNSEGLLLPQENVTLHGKLLEEIQRIVIPQKAVSQDQQGHYVYLLDKENKVKRANIEVGMRIGPNWAVRKGLKVGDRVLVEGLQKVSAGDVVEVTPVEIKQFDDPVPPNLRPPPYSLREQLRKEQEAFQEYQRSTMEARQRNQPGDVYTPYETGK, encoded by the coding sequence ATGATGTACCAATCTCTACGTAACCATCTCCATTGGCGGAATCTTTTTTTCGTAGCCTGTCTGCTGCCGATTGGCTGCGGAGAAAAAGAAGCCGCCAAACCAACCCCACCGCCGAAAAAAGTGGAAGTGGTCGAAGCCAAACACATGCGCTTCAGACCCAGCTTTGAAGTGCCCGCGGTGGTGGAAGCTGTGGAGACCGCACAGATTTTTCCCCTCGTCGCCTCCAGAATCCTGTATCAAAACATCGAGCCCGGTAAGTATTTCAAACAGGGTGAAGAACTCGTAAGACTGGACCCCTACCCTTTTGAAACCAAGGTTGCCACAGCGGAATCCAGCGTCGCGGAAGCGATGTCCAATTACGAAGAAGCGAAAGCCAACTTCAATCGCGCACAAAACCTGCGCCCACAGGGATACATTTCCGCGAAGGATTTCGATACGGCCAAATCCGCTATGCAGGCGGCGGAAGCGCATCTCAACACCGCCCAGACCTCACTCCACCAGGCCAGACAGGATCTCTCTCACACCTCGATCGTCGCGCCATTTTCCGGACGAGTGGGGCACCCCAACTACGCTGTGGGCGACTTTTTCATCCTTCCCAACTCGGTGCCTATTACACAACTCATCAAAGTGGACCCGGTGTATGTACTCGCCCACATTGGCCAGAAGGCCTACAACGAGTTTTATGGCGCGGTCGAAAAGCTGCGACAGCAAGGCCTCGCTATCCCCAATATGGAGCTCTACATCGTATTGCCGGGCGGTACGGTGTATCCGTACAAGGGAGAGTTCTTCTCCTGGGACGCCACTGCCGCCTCTACCCGGGGCACCGTCGCTGCCCGCGTCCTGTTCCCCAACTCAGAGGGTCTGCTTCTGCCCCAGGAAAATGTCACCCTGCATGGAAAACTACTGGAAGAAATACAGCGCATCGTGATTCCACAAAAGGCGGTATCCCAAGATCAGCAGGGACATTACGTCTACCTGTTGGACAAGGAAAACAAGGTCAAGCGGGCCAATATTGAAGTCGGTATGCGCATCGGGCCCAACTGGGCTGTGCGCAAAGGGCTCAAAGTAGGCGACAGAGTACTCGTAGAGGGACTACAGAAAGTCAGCGCGGGCGACGTTGTCGAAGTCACACCGGTTGAAATCAAGCAATTCGACGATCCAGTACCACCCAACCTTCGCCCACCGCCCTACTCCCTGCGCGAACAGTTGCGCAAAGAGCAGGAAGCTTTTCAGGAATATCAGAGATCGACCATGGAAGCGAGACAGCGAAACCAGCCGGGCGATGTCTACACCCCCTATGAAACCGGCAAATAG
- a CDS encoding Lrp/AsnC ligand binding domain-containing protein produces MKRRANELSTIDRNILRVLQKNGRTSYAELARHVGLTATPCVERVKKMESDGVIQGYTALVNPEFLDAALVVFVQIRLNRSAQDAFEAFRNAVSELPEVQECYLVSGSFDYLIKARVADMSAYRRFYGETLLTLPEVQECTSYVVMEQVKETLEVPVHYNR; encoded by the coding sequence ATGAAAAGACGCGCCAATGAACTCAGCACCATCGACCGCAATATCCTGCGGGTATTGCAAAAGAATGGTCGCACCAGCTACGCCGAACTCGCCCGTCATGTAGGGCTGACCGCAACACCCTGTGTGGAGCGGGTAAAGAAAATGGAGTCTGACGGTGTCATCCAGGGTTATACCGCGCTGGTCAACCCGGAATTTCTCGATGCCGCACTGGTGGTCTTTGTGCAGATTCGCCTGAATCGCTCTGCCCAGGACGCCTTCGAAGCGTTCCGCAATGCGGTATCCGAACTGCCGGAAGTACAGGAGTGCTATCTGGTATCCGGCAGCTTTGACTACCTGATCAAAGCCCGGGTGGCGGACATGAGTGCCTATCGCAGGTTCTATGGAGAAACACTGCTCACCCTGCCGGAAGTTCAGGAGTGCACCAGTTATGTGGTGATGGAGCAGGTCAAAGAGACCCTGGAGGTGCCGGTGCACTACAATCGCTAA
- the ald gene encoding alanine dehydrogenase: MLIGVPKEIKNHEYRIGLTPASVRELVSHGHKVVVQKDGGSAIGFTDEMYEQAGATIIDNAAEIFATADMIVKVKEPQPQECEMLRPGQLLYTYLHLAPDPKQTELLVKSGATCIAYETVTDRFGGLPLLAPMSEVAGRMSVQCGAHHLEKAQGGLGVLLGGVPGVAPAKVLIIGGGVVGTNAAKMALGMGADVTILDRSLPRLRQLDDIFGGAVRTEYSTNDAIEQHALEADLVIGAVLIPGAAAPKLLTRDMISRMKKGAVVVDVAIDQGGCFETSKATTHTDPTYVVDGVVHYCVANMPGGVARTSTMALNNATLPFAVALANKGAKQALMDDANLLEGLNVHAGMVTYKAVADVLGYEYVDPKLALQKSAVESEVAA, encoded by the coding sequence ATGTTGATCGGTGTCCCAAAAGAGATCAAAAACCACGAATACCGTATCGGCCTGACTCCGGCAAGCGTCCGCGAGCTGGTAAGCCATGGCCATAAGGTGGTCGTGCAAAAAGATGGTGGCTCAGCCATCGGCTTTACCGACGAGATGTACGAACAGGCTGGCGCCACGATCATCGACAATGCGGCAGAAATTTTTGCCACTGCAGACATGATCGTTAAAGTGAAAGAGCCCCAGCCCCAAGAGTGCGAGATGCTGCGTCCCGGCCAGCTGTTGTACACCTACCTGCACCTGGCTCCCGATCCCAAGCAGACTGAACTGCTGGTGAAATCCGGTGCTACCTGTATTGCTTATGAAACCGTAACCGACCGTTTCGGTGGCCTGCCGCTGCTGGCGCCCATGTCTGAAGTTGCCGGTCGCATGTCCGTGCAGTGCGGTGCCCATCACCTGGAAAAAGCCCAGGGTGGCCTGGGTGTGCTGTTGGGCGGCGTACCTGGTGTGGCTCCCGCCAAGGTATTGATTATCGGTGGTGGTGTGGTCGGTACCAACGCGGCCAAGATGGCGCTGGGTATGGGCGCTGATGTCACCATTCTGGATCGCTCCCTGCCGCGTCTGCGCCAGCTGGACGATATCTTTGGCGGCGCGGTGCGTACCGAATACTCCACCAATGACGCCATCGAACAGCATGCGCTGGAAGCTGACCTGGTGATTGGCGCCGTGCTGATTCCAGGTGCTGCAGCACCGAAACTGCTGACCCGCGACATGATCAGCCGCATGAAAAAAGGTGCGGTGGTTGTGGACGTGGCCATCGACCAGGGCGGTTGCTTCGAGACCTCGAAGGCCACCACCCACACCGATCCGACTTATGTCGTAGATGGCGTGGTTCACTACTGTGTAGCGAATATGCCGGGCGGTGTAGCGCGTACTTCTACCATGGCGCTGAACAACGCCACCCTGCCGTTTGCCGTGGCTCTGGCGAACAAAGGCGCCAAACAGGCACTGATGGACGATGCCAACCTGCTGGAGGGACTGAATGTCCACGCCGGCATGGTGACCTACAAAGCGGTGGCCGATGTGCTGGGCTACGAATACGTGGATCCCAAGCTGGCACTGCAAAAATCTGCTGTGGAGTCCGAGGTGGCTGCCTAA
- a CDS encoding flavodoxin codes for MSKIGLFYGSDEGNTQGVAQRIAARLGDARVDIHDIADVTQLEIADYDQLIFGIPTWDFGQIQSDWEDFWEDVQEIDFTGKTVALFGLGDQFGYGDYFLDAMGMLHDVIVANGATIVGYWPTEGYDFEASKAEVPGENVFVGLAIDEDQQEELTSERLNRWCQQIADAFDLEGGADSITLLED; via the coding sequence GTGAGCAAGATCGGCCTGTTTTACGGCAGCGATGAAGGCAATACCCAGGGCGTTGCCCAACGCATTGCCGCCCGCCTGGGGGACGCCCGGGTCGATATCCACGATATCGCCGATGTCACTCAGCTGGAAATCGCGGACTACGACCAACTGATCTTTGGTATTCCTACCTGGGATTTCGGCCAGATTCAGTCTGACTGGGAAGACTTCTGGGAGGATGTCCAGGAAATTGATTTCACGGGAAAGACCGTGGCCCTGTTTGGTCTTGGTGACCAGTTTGGTTACGGCGACTATTTTCTCGACGCCATGGGTATGCTGCATGATGTGATTGTCGCCAATGGTGCCACCATTGTCGGATACTGGCCGACCGAAGGCTACGACTTCGAGGCCTCCAAAGCCGAAGTACCTGGGGAGAATGTATTTGTTGGTCTTGCCATTGATGAAGACCAGCAGGAAGAGCTCACCAGTGAGCGCCTCAACCGCTGGTGCCAGCAGATAGCTGATGCTTTCGATCTAGAAGGTGGTGCAGATAGCATCACTTTGCTCGAGGACTAG